A section of the Eublepharis macularius isolate TG4126 chromosome 1, MPM_Emac_v1.0, whole genome shotgun sequence genome encodes:
- the LOC129325438 gene encoding centromere protein F-like — MSWPAEEWKVGLPIQALRAIAEVERRMERLQKERQQKQVQLDTLEAMMHKQRKKHEEERISCCLLSQQNRSLSEAREQVERARQRLAQELQAKEVQLSCLEGQLVQANRRQAELEEELHRGVHHGLNRTPYFLCPAGDGEVKAEPSRTLAAGSSQIQRSSHLLANSCENKNPVTHWQQETACPAAPPGSPTPTENGEGTQSVAPELVSAGKQLKKDNEVLLNATPADLIPFKVPLQLIRLQIVPELRLALAKAKKQKQETERELWNLQKQFEVTRAELAQWKKQRSGQAEGLLGIERMPPSGSCRSVSSSHLELPPVKRGAAIKLKGPSPRLQSTDQAQEELQALRAEVLMLRRNLDTSESQCKSLLETCWQKQESGAWAQAKQVLSWRASPKQETPEIQGNCHDRARELGLGQGEASVSETVEGDGGGAKVKAWSGDKGGLKLPEVGEAEAEVEMVAVALEQAPGDMPALVEEKDHTTVHSLANSKANCEGKIELEGDMEALRVEIRALAAGKAKAEAQAILAQQKLQSLQATLGKQTERLAQAMETQSCHVEELLTDAEEKDQLMQRLSQELEETKKALDMASAESQRLRVLLREPHTASVSDPHRGSETREVPVEKSQVQPQKGQAGTGLAGHLQGEKRGMKEQLDKSDSWVLQQNQEAWHWQKGDGNVTGPPDLVCSGDSGQAVDVLQAAQKRELWLQGSQWDAQTQTEGPYCGVQRREHISVAFDDTQYEPYGLPEVVMKGFADIPSGPLCPYVLRRGILGSAPVAQLAPRAEPEEDFPEAEEGTGI, encoded by the exons CACGAAGAAGAGAGAATCTCCTGCTGTCTCCTTTCTCAGCAGAACAGGAGCTTGAGTGAAGCCCGTGAGCAGGTGGAGCGTGCCCGCCAGCGTCTGGCTCAGGAACTGCAAGCGAAAGAAGTCCAGCTGAGCTGCCTTGAGGGTCAGCTTGTTCAGGCAAACCGCCGCCAGGCGGAACTCGAGGAAGAATTGCACAG AGGGGTCCATCATGGCCTGAACCGGACCCCATACTTCCTCTGCCCTGCAGGTGATGGTGAGGTCAAAGCAGAACCCAGCCGGACCCTTGCAGCTGGAAGCAGT cagATTCAACGTAGCAGCCACCTGCTCGCAAATTCCTGTGAGAATAAGAACCCCGTGACCCACTGGCAACAAGAGACAGCTTGTCCTGCTGCCCCACCCGGAAGTCCCACCCCCACAGAAAATGGCGAAGGGACCCAGTCCGTAGCACCAGAACTGGTATCTGCAGGAAAGCAACTGAAGAAGGACAATGAAG TGCTGCTAAATGCTACTCCAGCAGACTTGATACCTTTTAAGGTGCCGCTGCAGCTGATACGCTTACAAATTGTTCCTG AGCTGAGGCTCGCGCTTGCCAAAGcaaagaaacaaaagcaagagaCGGAAAGGGAACTATGGAACCTGCAGAAGCAGTTTGAAGTGACGCGGGCTGAGCTGGCTCAGTGGAAAAAGCAGCGAAGTGGCCAAGCTGAG GGCCTATTGGGGATAGAAAGGATGCCCCCTAGTGGCAGTTGCCGTAGCGTGAGCTCCTCCCATTTGGAGCTGCCGCCTGTGAAACGGGGAGCTGCCATCAAACTGAAAG GACCAAGTCCCCGGCTCCAGAGCACTGACCAGGCCCAAGAAGAACTGCAGGCCCTTCGAGCGGAAGTTTTGATGCTCCGGCGGAACCTGGATACTTCTGAGAGTCAATGCAAAAGCCTGCTTGAGACTTGCTGGCAGAAACAGGAATCTGGGGCTTGGGCCCAAGCAAAGCAGGTGCTGTCTTGGAGGGCGTCACCGAAACAGGAGACACCGGAGATCCAGGGCAACTGCCATGATAGGGCCAGAGAGCTAGGCCTAGGTCAAGGGGAAGCCTCCGTTTCAGAAACAGTTGAGGGGGATGGAGGAGGGGCCAAAGTGAAGGCCTGGTCAGGAGATAAGGGAGGTTTGAAACTTCCTGAGGTGGGAGAGGCTGAAGCAGAAGTTGAAATGGTGGCTGTAGCCTTGGAGCAGGCCCCAGGGGATATGCCTGCCTTAGTGGAAGAGAAGGACCACACCACAGTCCACTCTTTGGCCAACAGCAAAGCCAACTGTGAGGGGAAAATAGAGCTGGAGGGAGACATGGAGGCCCTACGTGTGGAGATCCGGGCCTTAGCCGCAGGGAAAGCGAAAGCAGAGGCTCAAGCTATCTTGGCCCAGCAGAAACTACAGAGTCTTCAGGCCACCCTAGGGAAGCAGACGGAGCGGTTGGCGCAAGCTATGGAGACCCAGAGCTGCCACGTGGAGGAGCTGCTGACCGACGCTGAGGAGAAAGACCAGCTGATGCAAAGGTTAAGCCAGGAGTTGGAAGAGACCAAGAAGGCATTGGATATGGCTAGTGCTGAGAGCCAGCGGCTGCGGGTGCTGCTGAGGGAACCACACACAGCCAGTGTCTCAGACCCACACAGAGGCAGTGAGACAAGAGAGGTTCCTGTGGAAAAATCACAGGTCCAGCCACAGAAAGGTCAGGCTGGTACTGGCCTAGCAGGACATCTGCAAGGAGAAAAGCGTGGGATGAAGGAACaa CTGGACAAGTCTGACTCATGGGTCCTCCAGCAAAACCAGGAGGCCTGGCATTGGCAAAAAGGAGATGGCAATGTCACTGGTCCCCCTGACTTGGTGTGTTCAGGAGACAGTGGTCAGGCTGTGGATG TTCTTCAGGCTGCCCAGAAGAGGGAGCTCTGGCTGCAGGGGAGCCAGTGGGATGCTCAGACCCAGACCGAGGGACCGTACTGTGGCGTTCAGCGCCGGGAGCACATTTCAGTGGCTTTTGATGACACCCAGTATGAACCCTACGGGCTTCCTGAAGTAGTCATGAAGG GATTTGCCGACATTCCTTCTGGCCCTTTGTGCCCTTACGTGCTCCGCCGAGGCATTTTGGGAAGTGCCCCTGTTGCCCAGCTGGCACCGAGAGCAGAGCCGGAAGAGGATTTCCCAGAGGCGGAGGAAGGAACAGGGATCTGA